In Providencia sneebia DSM 19967, one DNA window encodes the following:
- the hdeA gene encoding acid-activated periplasmic chaperone HdeA: MKKYFIAGLIAASLTSISAFADDAKKDAKPMSTWTCEDFLAIDDNFYPTAVGFGELLTKKDKVEDAVLDVDGIQTLTPVVIEACKKDTKANFVEQVKKSK, translated from the coding sequence ATGAAAAAATATTTTATTGCTGGTCTAATAGCTGCATCATTAACAAGTATTTCAGCATTCGCTGATGATGCGAAAAAAGATGCTAAACCTATGTCAACGTGGACTTGTGAAGACTTCCTAGCTATCGATGATAACTTCTACCCAACGGCTGTTGGTTTTGGTGAGCTATTAACGAAAAAAGATAAAGTAGAAGATGCAGTATTAGATGTTGATGGCATTCAAACACTGACCCCAGTTGTCATTGAAGCCTGCAAAAAAGATACTAAAGCAAACTTTGTAGAACAAGTTAAAAAATCAAAGTAA
- a CDS encoding cupin domain-containing protein, with amino-acid sequence MSQFKYELEKQAPRLGPGGITRGASVKEFPASIGIAGVSMRVEAGGMRELHWHANAAEWGYVVSGSCRTTLLRPDGSWAIDTFYPGDTWYFPRGWGHSIQGLGPDECHFILMFDNGNFSEDHTFSITDWLASTPAKVVAQSLGISLDEVGQLPKGEAYFAKGAVPNDESFISTERKESELITVHRYPLMAQEPRRVPGGGTQRTVTVEEFPIAETMACSVLEIEPNAMRELHWHPNADEWQYYLEGDAEMGVFLAEGQSVIDQYAAGDIGYVPMGAGHYIKNTGTGVLRVLIGFNQPHYESNDLSNWLSTNPADVLITNLGLPPEIVAKLPNRGHFFVPKK; translated from the coding sequence ATGTCACAATTTAAATACGAATTAGAGAAACAAGCTCCTCGATTAGGTCCCGGTGGGATCACTCGCGGTGCTTCAGTAAAAGAATTTCCTGCAAGCATTGGTATTGCTGGTGTTTCTATGCGCGTAGAAGCCGGAGGTATGCGTGAACTTCATTGGCATGCTAATGCAGCTGAATGGGGATATGTTGTTTCAGGAAGTTGCCGTACAACTTTACTAAGACCAGATGGCTCTTGGGCTATTGACACATTTTATCCTGGTGATACTTGGTATTTTCCTAGAGGTTGGGGGCATTCCATTCAAGGACTAGGACCTGATGAATGCCATTTTATTTTAATGTTTGATAACGGTAATTTCTCTGAAGATCATACATTTAGTATTACAGATTGGCTCGCCAGTACCCCAGCAAAAGTCGTTGCCCAAAGTTTAGGGATCTCACTTGATGAGGTTGGTCAACTTCCTAAAGGGGAGGCTTATTTTGCAAAAGGTGCAGTTCCTAATGATGAATCTTTTATTTCAACAGAAAGAAAAGAGAGTGAATTAATCACCGTACATCGTTACCCATTAATGGCACAAGAGCCGCGTAGAGTGCCTGGTGGCGGTACACAAAGAACTGTGACAGTTGAAGAGTTCCCGATTGCTGAAACAATGGCTTGCTCGGTATTAGAAATTGAGCCAAATGCAATGCGTGAACTTCATTGGCATCCAAATGCCGATGAATGGCAATACTATTTAGAAGGTGATGCCGAAATGGGCGTTTTCCTTGCGGAAGGGCAATCAGTCATTGACCAATACGCTGCTGGAGATATTGGATATGTTCCCATGGGAGCTGGCCATTATATTAAAAACACCGGCACAGGGGTTTTACGTGTTTTAATTGGTTTTAATCAACCACATTATGAATCTAATGACCTATCTAATTGGTTATCAACAAACCCTGCGGATGTATTGATTACTAATTTAGGCTTGCCACCTGAAATAGTAGCAAAATTACCAAATAGAGGACATTTTTTTGTTCCAAAAAAATAG